One window from the genome of Nicotiana sylvestris chromosome 9, ASM39365v2, whole genome shotgun sequence encodes:
- the LOC138878088 gene encoding uncharacterized protein produces MAPSTEETTPIVAAPKITLNDASHHFYLHPSDSPRMVLVNSISYGKSYGGWRTAIVIALSAKNKIGFIDGSIKEPDLNSDTHKAWNRYNDMVISWLLNSLSKDIADSVLYSKTAKDIRIELEAKFSQCNGAQLY; encoded by the coding sequence ATGGCACCTTCAACTGAAGAAACAACCCCAATTGTTGCTGCTCCAAAAATTACACTCAATGATGCTTCACATCATTTTTACCTTCATCCATCAGATTCTCCAAGGATGGTCTTGGTGAACTCCATTTCTTATGGAAAGAGTTATGGAGGCTGGCGTACGGCCATTGTTATTGCTTTATCAgctaagaacaagattggtttcatTGATGGAAGCATCAAAGAACCAGATCTGAATTCAGACACTCACAAGGCTTGGAATAGATATAACGATATGGTTATATCTTGGTTGTTGAACTCCCTCTCAAAGGACATAGCAGACAGTGTGCTCTACTCCAAGACTGCAAAGGACATCAGGATAGAATTGGAGGCCAAGTTTAGCCAATGCAATGGAGCTCAGCTGTATTAA